The Candidatus Binataceae bacterium genome has a segment encoding these proteins:
- a CDS encoding extracellular solute-binding protein, with the protein MVEVAYAGSMGPLMEGPIRRSVAQALGLELRGRGQGALALAHLIVGGAIRPDVFIAVTPGPMRLVLRAKQAARAWPIARTEMVLAYNPQSRFAKALLASPWWQVLATPGLRLGRSDPLTDPLGLNTLYVMDLAERFYDQPGLAKRILGSALNRRQIFAEPELMARLQAGQLDAAFAYRTQPASFHLPFIELPPQINLGQASMESYYDQVSVSLAGKSSRPQPLVFYAAALRTGPHPALGERLVRWLRSSQAEAIFKLESYSSPGAAAPLVP; encoded by the coding sequence GTGGTCGAGGTCGCTTACGCGGGCTCGATGGGTCCTCTGATGGAGGGGCCGATTCGTCGCAGCGTAGCCCAGGCGCTCGGCTTGGAGCTTCGCGGCCGCGGTCAGGGCGCGCTCGCCTTGGCCCATCTGATCGTGGGCGGCGCTATCCGACCCGACGTGTTTATCGCGGTCACCCCCGGACCGATGCGGCTGGTGCTGCGAGCGAAGCAGGCCGCGCGGGCGTGGCCGATCGCGCGCACCGAGATGGTGCTGGCCTACAATCCTCAGAGCCGCTTTGCCAAGGCGCTGCTCGCTTCTCCGTGGTGGCAGGTGCTGGCCACGCCGGGCTTGCGCCTGGGGCGCAGCGATCCGCTAACCGACCCGCTGGGGCTCAATACGCTTTATGTGATGGATCTGGCAGAACGCTTCTACGATCAGCCGGGTCTGGCCAAGCGTATTCTAGGCAGTGCGCTTAACCGCCGGCAGATTTTCGCCGAACCCGAGCTGATGGCGAGGCTGCAGGCCGGACAGCTCGATGCCGCCTTTGCGTACCGCACCCAGCCGGCCTCCTTCCATCTGCCTTTTATCGAACTGCCCCCACAGATTAATCTGGGGCAAGCATCGATGGAGTCCTATTACGATCAGGTATCGGTGAGCTTGGCAGGCAAAAGCTCGCGGCCACAGCCGCTGGTGTTCTACGCCGCCGCGCTGCGCACCGGCCCCCATCCGGCACTGGGCGAGCGTTTGGTGCGCTGGCTGCGCTCGTCCCAGGCCGAGGCCATCTTCAAGCTAGAATCCTACAGCTCCCCCGGCGCTGCGGCGCCGCTGGTGCCCTGA